Part of the Streptomyces sp. RFCAC02 genome is shown below.
GAGGAAGAGCTTCTGCTTCTCCCGACGGCAACGCTTGCAGTCGGCCCCGGTGTAACGCGCCATTGTCTATCAGTCTCCTACTTCACCTGGTCAGACGCGGCGGCGCTTCGGCGGGCGGCAGCCGTTGTGCGGGGTCGGGGTCACGTCCTGGATCGAACCGACCTCCAGGCCGGTCGCCTGGAGGGAGCGGATCGCGGTCTCACGACCGGACCCCGGGCCCTTCACGAAGACGTCGACCTTGCGCATGCCGTGCTCCTGCGCACGGCGCGCGGCGCTCTCCGCGGCCATCTGCGCGGCGAACGGCGTGGACTTCCGGGAACCCTTGAAGCCGACGTGGCCGGCGGAGGCCCAGGAGATCACGTTGCCCGTGGGGTCGGTGATCGAGACGATGGTGTTGTTGAACGTGCTCTTGATGTG
Proteins encoded:
- the rpsK gene encoding 30S ribosomal protein S11, with the protein product MPPKGRTAGAKKVRRKEKKNVAHGHAHIKSTFNNTIVSITDPTGNVISWASAGHVGFKGSRKSTPFAAQMAAESAARRAQEHGMRKVDVFVKGPGSGRETAIRSLQATGLEVGSIQDVTPTPHNGCRPPKRRRV